Proteins encoded in a region of the Sulfurimonas marina genome:
- a CDS encoding FecCD family ABC transporter permease codes for MTHVHNGKFIFLGLTLLLITATLLLLWGQYPIELSTFQSYINYKVFGMDTTLEADTITLLDNIILEIRLPRILLAILIGASLATSGAVFQAMFVNPLVSPGILGVLAGASFGAALGMLLTEEWFFIQILAFTFGFIAVAFSVLIGSMVNNSRSSIMLVLGGVISGSLFTAFLSVIKYVADPYSTLPAIVYWLMGSLSMAELDGVVLVAIPMLISIFSMVLMGKYFDILSLGDEEAKALGVNVKMIKILAIVLATLASSLSVVMAGIIGWIGLIIPHIIRMAIGPSHALLLPLSAIFGGLFLLLADSVSRLAMSVEIPIGILTSLIGIPIFIIVLKNARAAWN; via the coding sequence ATGACACACGTACATAACGGCAAGTTTATTTTTTTAGGGCTGACACTTTTACTTATAACAGCAACTCTCTTGCTGTTATGGGGGCAATATCCAATTGAGCTTAGTACTTTCCAAAGCTATATAAACTATAAGGTTTTCGGCATGGACACTACACTTGAAGCGGACACTATTACCCTTTTGGACAATATTATTTTAGAGATTCGCCTTCCCCGTATCCTTTTAGCAATCCTTATCGGTGCATCATTGGCAACCTCAGGAGCAGTATTTCAGGCGATGTTTGTCAACCCTCTTGTTTCACCGGGAATTTTAGGTGTGTTAGCGGGGGCATCTTTTGGAGCAGCACTTGGAATGTTACTCACTGAGGAGTGGTTTTTTATTCAAATACTTGCTTTTACTTTCGGGTTTATCGCTGTGGCTTTCTCAGTGCTGATAGGCTCTATGGTCAACAACTCCCGATCAAGCATTATGCTGGTTCTCGGCGGGGTTATTAGCGGCTCACTCTTTACCGCTTTTTTATCAGTTATCAAATATGTTGCAGATCCTTACTCTACCCTGCCCGCTATTGTTTACTGGCTAATGGGGAGTTTATCTATGGCTGAACTCGACGGAGTAGTGCTTGTAGCAATTCCGATGCTTATCAGTATCTTTTCTATGGTACTTATGGGGAAATATTTCGATATTTTAAGCCTTGGGGACGAGGAAGCAAAAGCACTGGGTGTGAATGTAAAGATGATAAAGATATTAGCTATAGTACTCGCGACACTTGCTAGTTCACTTAGTGTTGTTATGGCGGGAATTATCGGCTGGATAGGGCTTATCATCCCACATATTATACGTATGGCGATTGGTCCTTCACACGCTCTATTACTTCCTCTCTCAGCTATATTTGGCGGGCTGTTTTTGCTTCTGGCCGACTCTGTTTCCCGTCTGGCAATGAGTGTTGAGATCCCCATCGGGATACTTACATCACTTATCGGTATACCTATTTTTATTATTGTACTAAAGAATGCGAGGGCAGCATGGAACTAA
- a CDS encoding ABC transporter ATP-binding protein: MELKPIIEVKNLHFSYPKYKVLHGLDFELHQGEVVSLLGKNGCGKSTLIRLILGLLKKDQGEILLHDKDIKSYKQNEIASQIAYIPQYHNVPFNYSVLDMVVMGRVFKMGLFASPSKHDIAMAKIALEKIGIADLQNKPFGQLSGGQKQMVLLARALTQEAKTFIMDEPVSGLDYGNQIRLLQMINSLAQEGYTFLKTTHYPDHAMMVSSRVVSMKDGKILSSGSPTEVITPEMINNLYNIEAEIVHHNNNPLCVPSFSKGI; this comes from the coding sequence ATGGAACTAAAACCTATCATAGAAGTAAAAAATCTCCACTTTTCCTATCCGAAATACAAAGTGCTTCACGGACTTGATTTTGAACTGCATCAAGGTGAAGTTGTCTCTTTGTTAGGGAAAAACGGATGTGGAAAAAGTACACTTATACGCCTTATTTTAGGTCTGCTGAAAAAGGATCAAGGGGAGATCTTACTACACGACAAAGATATAAAATCTTATAAACAAAATGAGATAGCATCGCAAATAGCGTATATTCCTCAGTATCATAATGTCCCGTTTAACTATTCAGTACTCGATATGGTAGTTATGGGAAGAGTTTTTAAAATGGGACTATTTGCATCTCCTAGCAAACATGATATTGCCATGGCAAAAATAGCCTTGGAGAAAATCGGTATTGCGGATCTGCAAAACAAACCTTTTGGACAGCTCAGCGGCGGGCAAAAACAGATGGTTCTACTTGCCCGTGCACTGACCCAGGAAGCAAAAACTTTCATTATGGATGAACCGGTTTCTGGTCTTGATTACGGGAATCAAATCCGTTTGCTACAGATGATAAACAGCCTCGCGCAAGAGGGGTATACATTCCTAAAAACCACCCACTATCCTGATCATGCGATGATGGTCTCTTCTCGTGTAGTGAGTATGAAAGATGGAAAGATTCTCTCTAGCGGTTCACCGACAGAGGTGATCACACCTGAGATGATCAATAATCTTTACAATATAGAAGCAGAAATTGTACACCATAACAACAACCCGTTGTGTGTACCGAGCTTCTCAAAAGGTATATAA
- a CDS encoding ABC transporter substrate-binding protein — protein MKLLLLIAIFLSLHLQAKVIVDHYGRSVNVPDKITKIYAASPPLSMSVLAFDPDLLAALNTPFSEEQKPYVGSAYTKPVVGGFFGQGKSPNLELLAAAKPDVIIVWGGMTGADKILKKLEVLGIPVLFIKNNTISDLIGQFKLYGELSGNTQRAKELIEYTKQTLSLIDSLQSKLQQQKQKTFYFAESIDGLRSECPGSFHLEPFLYTGSKNALDCKMSSNYGMEQISLETVLLSKPDLFIVMEPQFYTNIYRDKRFASLKAVKNKEVYLVPSKPFNYITRPPSFMRLMGIRWLIHTFYPNVLDISLKEEEKKFMKLFFKGSNF, from the coding sequence ATGAAACTTTTACTACTGATAGCTATATTTTTATCACTGCATCTGCAAGCCAAAGTGATTGTTGATCATTATGGACGAAGTGTAAATGTTCCCGATAAAATAACTAAAATCTATGCAGCCTCACCGCCCCTTTCTATGAGTGTTCTGGCATTTGATCCAGATCTTTTAGCAGCTCTGAACACTCCATTTAGCGAAGAGCAAAAACCATATGTTGGAAGTGCCTATACAAAACCCGTAGTGGGTGGGTTCTTCGGTCAGGGAAAATCTCCTAACCTTGAACTCTTAGCGGCTGCAAAACCTGATGTTATTATCGTATGGGGTGGAATGACAGGAGCAGATAAGATCCTTAAAAAACTTGAAGTTTTGGGGATCCCCGTTTTGTTTATAAAAAACAATACAATCTCCGATCTTATAGGACAGTTCAAACTCTATGGGGAACTCAGCGGCAATACACAAAGAGCAAAAGAGCTGATCGAGTACACAAAACAAACACTATCACTGATAGACTCACTCCAAAGTAAGCTGCAACAACAAAAGCAAAAAACTTTCTACTTTGCCGAGAGTATTGATGGTCTTCGCAGTGAGTGCCCGGGCTCATTTCACCTTGAACCTTTTTTATATACTGGGTCAAAAAATGCCCTTGATTGTAAAATGAGTTCAAACTACGGGATGGAGCAGATCTCTTTAGAGACAGTACTCTTATCCAAACCTGATCTCTTTATAGTTATGGAACCGCAGTTCTATACAAATATCTACAGAGACAAAAGGTTTGCTTCACTCAAAGCTGTAAAAAACAAAGAGGTATATCTCGTACCGTCAAAACCTTTTAACTATATAACTCGTCCACCGTCATTCATGCGTTTAATGGGGATTCGATGGCTTATTCATACATTTTATCCGAATGTTTTGGATATTTCACTCAAAGAGGAAGAGAAAAAGTTTATGAAACTTTTTTTTAAAGG